One Eptesicus fuscus isolate TK198812 chromosome 11, DD_ASM_mEF_20220401, whole genome shotgun sequence genomic region harbors:
- the GORASP2 gene encoding Golgi reassembly-stacking protein 2: protein MGSSQSVEIPGGGTEGYHVLRVQENSPGHRAGLEPFFDFIVSINGSRLNKDNDTLKDLLKANVEKPVKMLIYSSKTLELRETSVTPSNMWGGQGLLGVSIRFCSFDGANENVWHVLEVESNSPAARAGLRPHSDYIIGADTVMNESEDLFSLIETHETKPLKLYVYNTDTDNCREVIITPNSAWGGEGSLGCGIGYGYLHRIPTRPFEEGKKISLPGQMTGTPITPLKDGFTEVQLSSVNPPSLSPPGTTEIEQGLSGLSISSTAPAISNVLSTGVPTVPLLPPQVNQSLTSVPSMNPATTLPGLMPLPPGLPNLPALPNLNLPTPHVMPSVSLPELVNPGLPPLPSLSSRNLPGIAALPLPSEFLPSFPLVPEVSSAAGSGELLSSLPPTSSPPSDPVMTTARADAASALTLDVTLPTSKAPITVEDRVSESTPASQKPVSAVTDANASESP from the exons gTACAAGAAAATTCCCCAGGACATAGAGCTGGACTGGAACCattctttgattttattgtttCTATTAATGGTTCAAGATTA AATAAAGACAATGATACTCTTAAGGATCTACTGAAAGCAAATGTTGAAAAGCCTGTAAAAATGCTTATCTACAGTAGTAAAACACTGGAGCTGCGAGAGACCTCAGTCACACCAAGTAACATGTGGGGTGGCCAGGGCTTGTTGGGAGTGAGCATTCGTTTCTGCAGCTTTGATGGGGCAAATGAAAACGTTTGGCATGTGTTG GAAGTAGAATCAAATTCTCCTGCAGCACGGGCAGGTCTTAGACCTCACAGTGATTATATCATTGGAGCAGATACTGTCATGAATGAG TCTGAAGATCTGTTCAGCCTTATTGAAACACATGAAACAAAACCATTGAAACTTTATGTGTATAATACAGACACTGATAACTGTCGAGAAGTGATTATTACACCAAATTCTGCATGGGGTGGAGAAGGCAG CCTAGGATGTGGCATTGGATATGGTTATTTGCATCGAATACCTACACGCCCCtttgaagaaggaaagaaaatctctcttccaggacagatgACTGGTACACCTATTACTCCTCTTAAAGATGGGTTTACAGAG GTCCAGCTGTCCTCGGTTAATCCCCCATCTTTGTCACCACCAGGAACCACAGAAATTGAACAGGGTCTGTCAGGACTTTCTATTAGCTCAACTGCACCAGCTATCAGTAATGTTCTCAGTACAG gtGTACCAACAGTACCATTATTGCCACCACAAGTAAACCAGTCCCTCACTTCTGTACCATCAATGAATCCAGCTACTACATTACCAG GTCTGATGCCTTTACCACCAGGACTACCtaacctgcctgccctccccaacCTCAACCTCCCGACACCACACGTCATGCCCAGCGTCAGCCTTCCAGAACTTGTGAACCCAG GTTTGCCACCTCTTCCTTCCTTGTCTTCCCGAAACTTACCTGGCATTGCAGCTCTCCCCTTGCCATCCGAGTTCCTTCCGTCATTCCCTTTGGTTCCAGAGGTCTCTTCAGCAGCAGGCTCAGGGGAGCTGCTgtcctccctcccgcccaccaGCAGCCCACCCTCCGACCCCGTCATGACCACTGCGAGAGCAGATGCTGCCTCAGCACTCACTCTGGATGTGACGCTCCCAACTTCCAAGGCCCCCATCACTGTTGAGGACAGAGTCAGCGAATCCACCCCAGCCAGCCAGAAGCCGGTTTCCGCGGTAACGGATGCAAATGCCTCTGAGTCACCTTAA